One genomic window of Arachis stenosperma cultivar V10309 chromosome 10, arast.V10309.gnm1.PFL2, whole genome shotgun sequence includes the following:
- the LOC130955933 gene encoding receptor-like serine/threonine-protein kinase SD1-8 isoform X2, whose translation MRVFFTHLNYLFIFVISFFFITPSTASDTLTATQILATNQTLLSQNRSFVLGFFRDSNTNYYLGIWYNNISPQTIVWTANRDNPIDNSSGYLKIGDNGSFVLLNSFGNPAWSSNQTNSKNPVLQLLDTGNLVLKDSSDKTNNNYLWQSFDYPTDTLLPGMKVGWDLDTGTEKHLTSWKVEGEDPSSGDYTLKIDYHGLPEGFLRRNQTITYRTGPWNGERFSGIPGMKDDTNDLKYNFTYDEHGVWFSFSVTDPSLLSRIILSSDSDGQYQRYMWIQGRWNKFSYAPKDQCDFYGVCGSYGVCDNNASPVCSCIQGFRPKNQEAWNLRDGSDGCVRNTGLNCSTDKFLQLEHMKLPDTTNAFVNKSMTLDECGSLCKRNCSCTAYANIDIRNGGSGCVMWLGQLIDMNVHRTDGQDLYVRLAAADIGSTSSNKNHRAVLAVGITVCALVLVLGLVAICYLRKKRQQSSRAAIPGFVHRSHDSLMNEVVSSRGYLGDERNMDDIELPLFDCDTLTMATNNFSQDNKLGEGGFGSVYMGRLIEGQKIAVKRLSKYSGQGIEEFKNEVKLIVKLQHRNLVRLLGCCIENDEKMLVYEYMENRGLDSILFDKSKSRVLLDWERRFNIIYGIARGLLYLHQDSRFRIIHRDLKISNILLDNEMIPKISDFGMARIFDKDQTQAKTLRVVGTYGYMSPEYAMDGNFSVKSDVFSFGVMVLEIITGKKNREFYSDNDELNLLGNVWRHWHEGTALTLLDPSIGNSYTEAEVVRCIHIGLLCVQEHVEDRPTMSSVILMLSSETPSLPNPKTPGFSIKKNHPKTESSSSKNDETWSVNQVTVTMLDAR comes from the exons ATGAGAGTCTTCTTCACTCACCTTAACTACCTCTTCATCTTTGTtattagcttcttcttcatcactCCATCAACCGCTTCTGATACTTTAACCGCCACACAAATCCTCGCAACTAACCAAACGCTATTATCACAAAACCGATCCTTCGTGCTGGGCTTCTTCAGAGATTCCAACACCAACTATTACCTCGGAATATGGTACAACAACATCAGTCCTCAAACAATAGTTTGGACTGCAAACAGAGACAACCCCATCGACAATAGTTCAGGCTATCTCAAGATCGGAGACAACGGAAGCTTTGTCCTTCTCAATTCATTCGGGAACCCCGCATGGTCCTCCAATCAAACCAACTCCAAGAATCCAGTTCTCCAGCTCCTCGATACAGGTAACCTTGTTCTCAAGGATTCATCAGACAAGACCAATAATAACTACTTATGGCAGAGCTTCGATTACCCAACGGATACCTTGTTACCGGGGATGAAGGTCGGTTGGGACCTGGATACAGGAACGGAGAAGCACTTAACATCATGGAAGGTCGAAGGTGAAGACCCTTCAAGCGGTGACTACACTTTGAAGATAGATTACCATGGTTTACCTGAGGGCTTCCTCAGGAGAAACCAAACTATAACATACCGAACTGGTCCTTGGAATGGTGAGAGATTCAGTGGGATCCCAGGGATGAAAGACGACACCAATGATCTCAAGTACAATTTCACTTATGATGAGCATGGGGTGTGGTTCTCTTTCTCCGTTACAGACCCTTCCTTGTTGTCAAGGATAATTCTGTCATCTGATTCTGATGGCCAGTATCAACGCTACATGTGGATACAAGGAAGATGGAACAAGTTCTCCTACGCACCAAAGGATCAATGCGATTTCTATGGAGTGTGTGGTTCCTATGGAGTTTGTGATAATAATGCTTCGCCGGTATGCTCTTGTATTCAGGGGTTCAGaccaaagaaccaagaagcttggAACTTGAGAGATGGATCCGATGGGTGTGTGAGGAACACGGGTTTGAATTGTTCCACTGACAAGTTCTTGCAACTTGAGCACATGAAGCTGCCGGATACAACGAACGCGTTTGTGAATAAGAGTATGACACTTGATGAATGTGGGAGTTTGTGTAAGAGGAATTGTTCATGCACTGCATATGCAAACATTGATATCAGAAATGGAGGAAGTGGCTGTGTTATGTGGCTTGGCCAACTCATTGACATGAATGTCCACCGTACAGACGGTCAAGATCTCTATGTCAGATTGGCAGCTGCTGATATAG GATCTACTAGCTCCAACAAGAATCATAGAGCAGTTCTGGCTGTTGGCATCACAGTTTGTGCACTTGTTTTAGTTTTGGGATTGGTTGCTATTTGTTACTTAAGGAAGAAGAGACAACAAAGTTCTAGAG CCGCTATTCCAGGTTTTGTCCACAGAAGTCATGATAGTTTGATGAATGAGGTGGTATCTTCTAGAGGATACTTAGGTGATGAAAGGAACATGGATGATATAGAGCTGCCATTGTTTGATTGTGATACCTTAACAATGGCTACAAACAATTTCTCTCAAGATAATAAACTTGGAGAAGGAGGCTTCGGTAGTGTTTATATG GGCAGATTGATTGAAGGTCAAAAAATTGCTGTGAAGAGATTATCAAAATATTCTggacaaggaattgaggagttTAAGAATGAAGTCAAGCTAATTGTCAAACTCCAACATCGAAATCTTGTTCGATTGCTTGGTTGCTGTATTGAAAATGATGAAAAGATGTTGGTGTATGAGTATATGGAAAACAGAGGCCTTGATTCCATTTTGTTTG ACAAATCAAAAAGTAGAGTTTTGCTTGACTGGGAAAGGCGTTTTAATATCATATATGGAATAGCTAGAGGACTTCTTTATTTGCATCAAGATTCAAGATTTCGAATTATTCATAGAGATCTTAAGATAAGTAACATATTACTAGATAATGAAATGATTCCCAAGATATCAGATTTTGGAATGGCAAGAATATTTGACAAAGATCAAACGCAAGCAAAAACATTAAGAGTTGTTGGAACATA TGGTTATATGTCTCCTGAATATGCTATGGACGGAAACTTTTCAGTAAAATCTGATGTTTTTAGTTTTGGTGTTATGGTATTGGAAATCATAACTGGAAAGAAGAATAGAGAGTTTTATAGTGATAACGATGAATTGAATCTTCTGGGAAAT GTATGGAGACATTGGCATGAAGGAACTGCATTGACACTTCTTGATCCATCAATCGGCAATTCATACACAGAAGCTGAAGTTGTAAGATGCATACATATTGGGCTCTTATGTGTCCAAGAACATGTAGAAGATAGACCAACAATGTCTTCAGTGATCTTAATGTTAAGTAGTGAAACTCCATCTTTGCCAAATCCTAAAACTCCTGGATTTTCCATaaagaaaaatcatccaaaGACTGAGTCATCTTCAAGTAAGAATGATGAAACATGGAGCGTAAATCAAGTTACAGTCACAATGTTAGATGCTAGGTAG
- the LOC130955933 gene encoding receptor-like serine/threonine-protein kinase SD1-8 isoform X4: protein MNEVVSSRGYLGDERNMDDIELPLFDCDTLTMATNNFSQDNKLGEGGFGSVYMGRLIEGQKIAVKRLSKYSGQGIEEFKNEVKLIVKLQHRNLVRLLGCCIENDEKMLVYEYMENRGLDSILFDKSKSRVLLDWERRFNIIYGIARGLLYLHQDSRFRIIHRDLKISNILLDNEMIPKISDFGMARIFDKDQTQAKTLRVVGTYGYMSPEYAMDGNFSVKSDVFSFGVMVLEIITGKKNREFYSDNDELNLLGNVWRHWHEGTALTLLDPSIGNSYTEAEVVRCIHIGLLCVQEHVEDRPTMSSVILMLSSETPSLPNPKTPGFSIKKNHPKTESSSSKNDETWSVNQVTVTMLDAR, encoded by the exons ATGAATGAGGTGGTATCTTCTAGAGGATACTTAGGTGATGAAAGGAACATGGATGATATAGAGCTGCCATTGTTTGATTGTGATACCTTAACAATGGCTACAAACAATTTCTCTCAAGATAATAAACTTGGAGAAGGAGGCTTCGGTAGTGTTTATATG GGCAGATTGATTGAAGGTCAAAAAATTGCTGTGAAGAGATTATCAAAATATTCTggacaaggaattgaggagttTAAGAATGAAGTCAAGCTAATTGTCAAACTCCAACATCGAAATCTTGTTCGATTGCTTGGTTGCTGTATTGAAAATGATGAAAAGATGTTGGTGTATGAGTATATGGAAAACAGAGGCCTTGATTCCATTTTGTTTG ACAAATCAAAAAGTAGAGTTTTGCTTGACTGGGAAAGGCGTTTTAATATCATATATGGAATAGCTAGAGGACTTCTTTATTTGCATCAAGATTCAAGATTTCGAATTATTCATAGAGATCTTAAGATAAGTAACATATTACTAGATAATGAAATGATTCCCAAGATATCAGATTTTGGAATGGCAAGAATATTTGACAAAGATCAAACGCAAGCAAAAACATTAAGAGTTGTTGGAACATA TGGTTATATGTCTCCTGAATATGCTATGGACGGAAACTTTTCAGTAAAATCTGATGTTTTTAGTTTTGGTGTTATGGTATTGGAAATCATAACTGGAAAGAAGAATAGAGAGTTTTATAGTGATAACGATGAATTGAATCTTCTGGGAAAT GTATGGAGACATTGGCATGAAGGAACTGCATTGACACTTCTTGATCCATCAATCGGCAATTCATACACAGAAGCTGAAGTTGTAAGATGCATACATATTGGGCTCTTATGTGTCCAAGAACATGTAGAAGATAGACCAACAATGTCTTCAGTGATCTTAATGTTAAGTAGTGAAACTCCATCTTTGCCAAATCCTAAAACTCCTGGATTTTCCATaaagaaaaatcatccaaaGACTGAGTCATCTTCAAGTAAGAATGATGAAACATGGAGCGTAAATCAAGTTACAGTCACAATGTTAGATGCTAGGTAG
- the LOC130955937 gene encoding receptor-like serine/threonine-protein kinase SD1-8 isoform X3, with product MRIFIIHLNYLIIIVISFFFFIIPSTSSDTLTGTQNLTTNQTLLSPNQSFVLGFFIGSNTNYYLGIWYNNIIPQTIIWVANRDNPIANSTGYLKIGENGNFVLLNSSGNPAWSSNQTSAKNPVLQLLDTGNLVLKDSEQSNNYLWQSFDYPTDTLLPGMKLGWDFDTGIEKYLTSWKVAGEDPSSGDYTYKLDYRGLPEIFMRRNQTIIYRTGPWNGERFSGVPKMNTDTDSIVFSFSDDAHGVFYYFSIGNASLLSRLTMTSDSGGELQRWTWTESSESWNEFWYAPADQCDHYRECGPYGVCDNNASPVCTCMKGFSPKNPQAWNLRDGSDGCVRNTGLNCSTDKFLHLENMKLPETSSVFINKSMTLDECGSLCKRNCSCTAYANIDIRNGGSGCVMWLGQLIDIRVYATYGQDLFVRLAAADIGSTSSNKNHRAVLAIGITLTALVLVLGLVAVCYLRKKRQQSSRAAIPAGFVHRSPDSLMNELVSSRGYLGDERSMDDIELPLFDCDTLTMATNNFSQDNKLGEGGFGSVYMGRLIEGRKIAVKRLSKNSGQGIEEFKNEAKLIVKLQHRNLVRLLGCCIENDEKMLVYEYMENRGLDSILFDKSESRVLLDWERRFNIIYGIARGLLYLHQDSRFRIIHRDLKISNILLDSEMIPKISDFGMARIFDKDQTQAKTLRVVGT from the exons ATGAGAATCTTCATCATTCACCTTAACTACCTCATCATCATTGTTattagcttcttcttcttcatcattcCATCAACCTCTTCGGATACTTTAACCGGAACACAAAACCTCACAACCAACCAAACGCTATTATCACCAAACCAATCCTTCGTGCTGGGCTTCTTCATAGGTTCCAACACCAACTATTACCTCGGAATATGGTACAACAACATCATTCCTCAAACAATAATTTGGGTTGCAAACAGAGACAACCCCATTGCCAACTCTACAGGCTATCTCAAGATTGGAGAAAACGGAAACTTTGTCCTCCTCAATTCATCCGGCAACCCCGCATGGTCCTCCAACCAAACGAGCGCCAAGAATCCAGTTCTCCAGCTCCTCGATACCGGTAACCTTGTTCTCAAAGATTCAGAACAGAGCAATAACTACCTATGGCAGAGCTTCGATTACCCAACAGATACCTTGCTACCTGGGATGAAGTTGGGTTGGGACTTCGACACGGGAATTGAGAAGTACTTAACATCGTGGAAGGTCGCAGGTGAAGACCCTTCTTCCGGTGACTACACTTACAAGCTAGATTACCGCGGTTTACCTGAGATTTTTATGAGGAGAAACCAGACTATCATATACCGAACTGGTCCTTGGAATGGTGAGAGATTCAGCGGGGTTCCAAAGATGAACACCGATACTGATTCCATTGTGTTCAGCTTCTCCGATGACGCGCACGGCGTGTTCTACTATTTCTCCATCGGGAACGCCTCTTTGTTATCGAGGCTAACGATGACGTCAGATTCAGGCGGAGAACTTCAACGGTGGACGTGGACAGAGAGCAGCGAATCTTGGAACGAGTTCTGGTACGCACCGGCGGATCAATGCGACCATTACAGGGAGTGTGGTCCGTACGGAGTGTGTGACAATAATGCATCGCCGGTTTGCACATGTATGAAAGGGTTCAGCCCTAAGAACCCTCAGGCTTGGAATCTGAGAGATGGATCTGATGGGTGTGTAAGGAACACGGGTTTGAATTGTTCGACTGATAAGTTCTTGCATCTTGAGAACATGAAGCTGCCGGAGACAAGCAGCGTGTTTATAAATAAGAGTATGACACTTGATGAATGTGGGAGTTTGTGTAAGAGGAATTGTTCATGCACTGCATATGCAAACATCGATATTAGAAATGGAGGAAGTGGCTGTGTTATGTGGCTTGGTCAACTCATTGACATTAGAGTCTACGCTACCTATGGCCAAGATCTCTTTGTCAGATTGGCAGCTGCTGATATAG GATCTACTAGCTCCAACAAGAATCATAGAGCGGTTCTGGCTATTGGCATCACACTTACTGCACTTGTTTTAGTTTTGGGATTGGTTGCTGTTTGTTACTTAAGGAAGAAGAGACAACAAAGTTCTAGAG CAGCTATTCCAGCAGGTTTTGTCCACAGAAGTCCTGATAGTTTGATGAATGAGTTGGTGTCTTCAAGAGGATACTTAGGTGATGAAAGGAGCATGGATGATATAGAGCTGCCATTGTTTGATTGTGATACCTTAACAATGGCTACAAACAATTTCTCTCAAGATAATAAACTTGGAGAAGGAGGCTTCGGTAGTGTTTATATG GGTAGATTGATTGAAGGTCGAAAAATTGCTGTGAAGAGATTATCAAAAAATTCTggacaaggaattgaggagttTAAGAATGAAGCCAAGCTAATTGTCAAACTCCAACATCGAAATCTTGTTCGATTGCTTGGTTGCTGTATTGAAAATGATGAAAAGATGTTGGTGTATGAGTATATGGAAAATAGAGGCCTTGATTCCATTTTGTTTG ACAAATCAGAAAGTAGAGTTTTGCTTGACTGGGAAAGGCGTTTTAATATCATATATGGAATAGCTAGAGGACTTCTTTATTTGCATCAAGATTCAAGATTTCGAATTATTCATAGAGATCTTAAGATAAGTAACATATTACTAGATAGTGAAATGATTCCCAAGATATCAGATTTTGGAATGGCAAGAATATTTGACAAAGATCAAACACAAGCAAAAACATTAAGAGTTGTTGGAACATA G
- the LOC130955937 gene encoding receptor-like serine/threonine-protein kinase SD1-8 isoform X1 translates to MRIFIIHLNYLIIIVISFFFFIIPSTSSDTLTGTQNLTTNQTLLSPNQSFVLGFFIGSNTNYYLGIWYNNIIPQTIIWVANRDNPIANSTGYLKIGENGNFVLLNSSGNPAWSSNQTSAKNPVLQLLDTGNLVLKDSEQSNNYLWQSFDYPTDTLLPGMKLGWDFDTGIEKYLTSWKVAGEDPSSGDYTYKLDYRGLPEIFMRRNQTIIYRTGPWNGERFSGVPKMNTDTDSIVFSFSDDAHGVFYYFSIGNASLLSRLTMTSDSGGELQRWTWTESSESWNEFWYAPADQCDHYRECGPYGVCDNNASPVCTCMKGFSPKNPQAWNLRDGSDGCVRNTGLNCSTDKFLHLENMKLPETSSVFINKSMTLDECGSLCKRNCSCTAYANIDIRNGGSGCVMWLGQLIDIRVYATYGQDLFVRLAAADIGSTSSNKNHRAVLAIGITLTALVLVLGLVAVCYLRKKRQQSSRAAIPAGFVHRSPDSLMNELVSSRGYLGDERSMDDIELPLFDCDTLTMATNNFSQDNKLGEGGFGSVYMGRLIEGRKIAVKRLSKNSGQGIEEFKNEAKLIVKLQHRNLVRLLGCCIENDEKMLVYEYMENRGLDSILFDKSESRVLLDWERRFNIIYGIARGLLYLHQDSRFRIIHRDLKISNILLDSEMIPKISDFGMARIFDKDQTQAKTLRVVGTYGYMSPEYAMDGNFSVKSDVFSFGVMVLEIITGKKNREFYSDNDELNLLGNVWRHWHEGTALTLLDPSIGNSYTEAEVVRCIHIGLLCVQEHAEDRPTMSSVILMLSSEAPSLPNPKTPGFSIKKNQPKTESSSSSVNQVTVTMLDAR, encoded by the exons ATGAGAATCTTCATCATTCACCTTAACTACCTCATCATCATTGTTattagcttcttcttcttcatcattcCATCAACCTCTTCGGATACTTTAACCGGAACACAAAACCTCACAACCAACCAAACGCTATTATCACCAAACCAATCCTTCGTGCTGGGCTTCTTCATAGGTTCCAACACCAACTATTACCTCGGAATATGGTACAACAACATCATTCCTCAAACAATAATTTGGGTTGCAAACAGAGACAACCCCATTGCCAACTCTACAGGCTATCTCAAGATTGGAGAAAACGGAAACTTTGTCCTCCTCAATTCATCCGGCAACCCCGCATGGTCCTCCAACCAAACGAGCGCCAAGAATCCAGTTCTCCAGCTCCTCGATACCGGTAACCTTGTTCTCAAAGATTCAGAACAGAGCAATAACTACCTATGGCAGAGCTTCGATTACCCAACAGATACCTTGCTACCTGGGATGAAGTTGGGTTGGGACTTCGACACGGGAATTGAGAAGTACTTAACATCGTGGAAGGTCGCAGGTGAAGACCCTTCTTCCGGTGACTACACTTACAAGCTAGATTACCGCGGTTTACCTGAGATTTTTATGAGGAGAAACCAGACTATCATATACCGAACTGGTCCTTGGAATGGTGAGAGATTCAGCGGGGTTCCAAAGATGAACACCGATACTGATTCCATTGTGTTCAGCTTCTCCGATGACGCGCACGGCGTGTTCTACTATTTCTCCATCGGGAACGCCTCTTTGTTATCGAGGCTAACGATGACGTCAGATTCAGGCGGAGAACTTCAACGGTGGACGTGGACAGAGAGCAGCGAATCTTGGAACGAGTTCTGGTACGCACCGGCGGATCAATGCGACCATTACAGGGAGTGTGGTCCGTACGGAGTGTGTGACAATAATGCATCGCCGGTTTGCACATGTATGAAAGGGTTCAGCCCTAAGAACCCTCAGGCTTGGAATCTGAGAGATGGATCTGATGGGTGTGTAAGGAACACGGGTTTGAATTGTTCGACTGATAAGTTCTTGCATCTTGAGAACATGAAGCTGCCGGAGACAAGCAGCGTGTTTATAAATAAGAGTATGACACTTGATGAATGTGGGAGTTTGTGTAAGAGGAATTGTTCATGCACTGCATATGCAAACATCGATATTAGAAATGGAGGAAGTGGCTGTGTTATGTGGCTTGGTCAACTCATTGACATTAGAGTCTACGCTACCTATGGCCAAGATCTCTTTGTCAGATTGGCAGCTGCTGATATAG GATCTACTAGCTCCAACAAGAATCATAGAGCGGTTCTGGCTATTGGCATCACACTTACTGCACTTGTTTTAGTTTTGGGATTGGTTGCTGTTTGTTACTTAAGGAAGAAGAGACAACAAAGTTCTAGAG CAGCTATTCCAGCAGGTTTTGTCCACAGAAGTCCTGATAGTTTGATGAATGAGTTGGTGTCTTCAAGAGGATACTTAGGTGATGAAAGGAGCATGGATGATATAGAGCTGCCATTGTTTGATTGTGATACCTTAACAATGGCTACAAACAATTTCTCTCAAGATAATAAACTTGGAGAAGGAGGCTTCGGTAGTGTTTATATG GGTAGATTGATTGAAGGTCGAAAAATTGCTGTGAAGAGATTATCAAAAAATTCTggacaaggaattgaggagttTAAGAATGAAGCCAAGCTAATTGTCAAACTCCAACATCGAAATCTTGTTCGATTGCTTGGTTGCTGTATTGAAAATGATGAAAAGATGTTGGTGTATGAGTATATGGAAAATAGAGGCCTTGATTCCATTTTGTTTG ACAAATCAGAAAGTAGAGTTTTGCTTGACTGGGAAAGGCGTTTTAATATCATATATGGAATAGCTAGAGGACTTCTTTATTTGCATCAAGATTCAAGATTTCGAATTATTCATAGAGATCTTAAGATAAGTAACATATTACTAGATAGTGAAATGATTCCCAAGATATCAGATTTTGGAATGGCAAGAATATTTGACAAAGATCAAACACAAGCAAAAACATTAAGAGTTGTTGGAACATA TGGTTATATGTCTCCTGAATATGCTATGGATGGAAACTTTTCAGTAAAATCTGATGTTTTTAGTTTTGGTGTTATGGTATTAGAGATCATAACTGGAAAGAAGAATAGAGAGTTTTACAGTGATAACGATGAATTGAATCTTCTGGGAAAT GTATGGAGACATTGGCATGAAGGAACTGCATTGACACTTCTTGATCCATCAATCGGCAATTCATACACAGAAGCTGAAGTTGTAAGATGCATACATATTGGGCTCTTATGTGTCCAAGAACATGCAGAAGATAGACCAACAATGTCTTCCGTGATCTTAATGTTAAGTAGTGAAGCTCCATCTTTGCCAAATCCTAAAACTCCTGGATTTTCCATAAAGAAAAATCAACCAAAGACCGAGTCATCTTCAAGTAGTGTAAATCAAGTTACCGTCACAATGTTAGATGCTAGGTAG
- the LOC130955937 gene encoding receptor-like serine/threonine-protein kinase SD1-8 isoform X2, whose amino-acid sequence MRIFIIHLNYLIIIVISFFFFIIPSTSSDTLTGTQNLTTNQTLLSPNQSFVLGFFIGSNTNYYLGIWYNNIIPQTIIWVANRDNPIANSTGYLKIGENGNFVLLNSSGNPAWSSNQTSAKNPVLQLLDTGNLVLKDSEQSNNYLWQSFDYPTDTLLPGMKLGWDFDTGIEKYLTSWKVAGEDPSSGDYTYKLDYRGLPEIFMRRNQTIIYRTGPWNGERFSGVPKMNTDTDSIVFSFSDDAHGVFYYFSIGNASLLSRLTMTSDSGGELQRWTWTESSESWNEFWYAPADQCDHYRECGPYGVCDNNASPVCTCMKGFSPKNPQAWNLRDGSDGCVRNTGLNCSTDKFLHLENMKLPETSSVFINKSMTLDECGSLCKRNCSCTAYANIDIRNGGSGCVMWLGQLIDIRVYATYGQDLFVRLAAADIGSTSSNKNHRAVLAIGITLTALVLVLGLVAVCYLRKKRQQSSRAIPAGFVHRSPDSLMNELVSSRGYLGDERSMDDIELPLFDCDTLTMATNNFSQDNKLGEGGFGSVYMGRLIEGRKIAVKRLSKNSGQGIEEFKNEAKLIVKLQHRNLVRLLGCCIENDEKMLVYEYMENRGLDSILFDKSESRVLLDWERRFNIIYGIARGLLYLHQDSRFRIIHRDLKISNILLDSEMIPKISDFGMARIFDKDQTQAKTLRVVGTYGYMSPEYAMDGNFSVKSDVFSFGVMVLEIITGKKNREFYSDNDELNLLGNVWRHWHEGTALTLLDPSIGNSYTEAEVVRCIHIGLLCVQEHAEDRPTMSSVILMLSSEAPSLPNPKTPGFSIKKNQPKTESSSSSVNQVTVTMLDAR is encoded by the exons ATGAGAATCTTCATCATTCACCTTAACTACCTCATCATCATTGTTattagcttcttcttcttcatcattcCATCAACCTCTTCGGATACTTTAACCGGAACACAAAACCTCACAACCAACCAAACGCTATTATCACCAAACCAATCCTTCGTGCTGGGCTTCTTCATAGGTTCCAACACCAACTATTACCTCGGAATATGGTACAACAACATCATTCCTCAAACAATAATTTGGGTTGCAAACAGAGACAACCCCATTGCCAACTCTACAGGCTATCTCAAGATTGGAGAAAACGGAAACTTTGTCCTCCTCAATTCATCCGGCAACCCCGCATGGTCCTCCAACCAAACGAGCGCCAAGAATCCAGTTCTCCAGCTCCTCGATACCGGTAACCTTGTTCTCAAAGATTCAGAACAGAGCAATAACTACCTATGGCAGAGCTTCGATTACCCAACAGATACCTTGCTACCTGGGATGAAGTTGGGTTGGGACTTCGACACGGGAATTGAGAAGTACTTAACATCGTGGAAGGTCGCAGGTGAAGACCCTTCTTCCGGTGACTACACTTACAAGCTAGATTACCGCGGTTTACCTGAGATTTTTATGAGGAGAAACCAGACTATCATATACCGAACTGGTCCTTGGAATGGTGAGAGATTCAGCGGGGTTCCAAAGATGAACACCGATACTGATTCCATTGTGTTCAGCTTCTCCGATGACGCGCACGGCGTGTTCTACTATTTCTCCATCGGGAACGCCTCTTTGTTATCGAGGCTAACGATGACGTCAGATTCAGGCGGAGAACTTCAACGGTGGACGTGGACAGAGAGCAGCGAATCTTGGAACGAGTTCTGGTACGCACCGGCGGATCAATGCGACCATTACAGGGAGTGTGGTCCGTACGGAGTGTGTGACAATAATGCATCGCCGGTTTGCACATGTATGAAAGGGTTCAGCCCTAAGAACCCTCAGGCTTGGAATCTGAGAGATGGATCTGATGGGTGTGTAAGGAACACGGGTTTGAATTGTTCGACTGATAAGTTCTTGCATCTTGAGAACATGAAGCTGCCGGAGACAAGCAGCGTGTTTATAAATAAGAGTATGACACTTGATGAATGTGGGAGTTTGTGTAAGAGGAATTGTTCATGCACTGCATATGCAAACATCGATATTAGAAATGGAGGAAGTGGCTGTGTTATGTGGCTTGGTCAACTCATTGACATTAGAGTCTACGCTACCTATGGCCAAGATCTCTTTGTCAGATTGGCAGCTGCTGATATAG GATCTACTAGCTCCAACAAGAATCATAGAGCGGTTCTGGCTATTGGCATCACACTTACTGCACTTGTTTTAGTTTTGGGATTGGTTGCTGTTTGTTACTTAAGGAAGAAGAGACAACAAAGTTCTAGAG CTATTCCAGCAGGTTTTGTCCACAGAAGTCCTGATAGTTTGATGAATGAGTTGGTGTCTTCAAGAGGATACTTAGGTGATGAAAGGAGCATGGATGATATAGAGCTGCCATTGTTTGATTGTGATACCTTAACAATGGCTACAAACAATTTCTCTCAAGATAATAAACTTGGAGAAGGAGGCTTCGGTAGTGTTTATATG GGTAGATTGATTGAAGGTCGAAAAATTGCTGTGAAGAGATTATCAAAAAATTCTggacaaggaattgaggagttTAAGAATGAAGCCAAGCTAATTGTCAAACTCCAACATCGAAATCTTGTTCGATTGCTTGGTTGCTGTATTGAAAATGATGAAAAGATGTTGGTGTATGAGTATATGGAAAATAGAGGCCTTGATTCCATTTTGTTTG ACAAATCAGAAAGTAGAGTTTTGCTTGACTGGGAAAGGCGTTTTAATATCATATATGGAATAGCTAGAGGACTTCTTTATTTGCATCAAGATTCAAGATTTCGAATTATTCATAGAGATCTTAAGATAAGTAACATATTACTAGATAGTGAAATGATTCCCAAGATATCAGATTTTGGAATGGCAAGAATATTTGACAAAGATCAAACACAAGCAAAAACATTAAGAGTTGTTGGAACATA TGGTTATATGTCTCCTGAATATGCTATGGATGGAAACTTTTCAGTAAAATCTGATGTTTTTAGTTTTGGTGTTATGGTATTAGAGATCATAACTGGAAAGAAGAATAGAGAGTTTTACAGTGATAACGATGAATTGAATCTTCTGGGAAAT GTATGGAGACATTGGCATGAAGGAACTGCATTGACACTTCTTGATCCATCAATCGGCAATTCATACACAGAAGCTGAAGTTGTAAGATGCATACATATTGGGCTCTTATGTGTCCAAGAACATGCAGAAGATAGACCAACAATGTCTTCCGTGATCTTAATGTTAAGTAGTGAAGCTCCATCTTTGCCAAATCCTAAAACTCCTGGATTTTCCATAAAGAAAAATCAACCAAAGACCGAGTCATCTTCAAGTAGTGTAAATCAAGTTACCGTCACAATGTTAGATGCTAGGTAG